Genomic DNA from Salvia miltiorrhiza cultivar Shanhuang (shh) chromosome 1, IMPLAD_Smil_shh, whole genome shotgun sequence:
TTAAAGTTGGTTGAGTTGTTGAAGAATGTATTTGGCGAGGGAGCAAACAACGTGAGAGAATCTTACATCATAGAATTTGAATTTGCGAATTTGACTCGACATGATTGAAGATAGAGAAGTgcgagaaagaaagaaatggatTAATGTTAggaataaatttatatttttgcacAAAAAAATACtatctccgtcccattatttatgggacgttactgttcggcacggagattaagaagagtaaaattaagggaattagatatttagtgttattttaattaacacACATGCAgtcacacactcacacacactccCTTTCTCTCGGCCTCTTTCTCGCCGGACCGGTACACGGCAGCGTCGCCAACGGCGAGCGCCGCCTCGTTGGCCCCTCTCTGTTCCCCCTgtcctctctctcccttccctcTTCCCTCTATCCATCTCTCTCTCCGACTCTCGTTTGGAAAATGAAATCGATTTATGCAAAATCGATTCACCAGCAAAATTGATTTTGAAGATATCCCAAAACCAATTCACCAGCAAAATCAATTCTACAAAATCGATTTTGTAGACATACCAGAACCAATTCACCAGCAAAATCAATTCTGCAAAACTAATTTTGAAGACATGAATAGGGatgggaagatagggttcgggtatagggtacccgattatgcgacccgaaaaaatcgggtatcgggtaccctatacccgaaaaattcagGGTCGGATTCTGGATCGGGTAGTTTAGGGTGCAAAAAattgggtatcgggtatacccgaatacccgcaattttaatatatgtattttaaaattatttaattaatttaattaaaaataaaagttgaaaTTAAGTTTGAATCACAACTTTCAAGTTTTCAAACCCTAGTCCAATAGTCCTGCCcgaaattttaataatatatattttaaaattattttcaaatttttttattaaaaaaatagggtattttcgggtatTAGGATACCCTATTACCCGATTAAGccaaatcgggtaattcgggtaccctaatacccgaaaataCCTGATTTTCACAGTTTGGCTTGAAAGATGcaattttgaccgggtaatttagtacccgaatacccgactcgggtattagggtacccgattttttttcgggttcgagatcgggtatagggttttgGCCttattcgggatcgggtacccgatttttttcgggtagggtacccgatctcgacccgattcccagccttAGACATGAACTAGAAAACCAGAAAATCAAATCACCAGGAAAATTGATTTCAAAGACATCCCAAATcaccaaatccacaaatccCTAAATCCATgaacaaaaaaatcaaatctaaTGTAGGATGAAGTCTGTGGAGCTGCCGCGCCGTTGGTACGAGCCCTAGGAGACGGTGAAGTTGGTGACGGTGGAGGTGGAGCGGACGGCGGCGCTAAACTCAGAGGCGGTAGAGGCAGGAATCGCACCGCCGTTCTAGAGACCTGCGCTAAACTCAAGGGTTTCGATGGCGTGGGTGGAGCCGACGACGACGTGGGTGGTGAGGGCAGTGGAGGCGACAACATAGGTGGAGCAGGCGACGCGGATGGTGGGTGAGAACTttgaagagagaagggaggcgGATGGTGGGCAAGAAGAGAGGCCGTTGAGCCGACGGTAGGCGGCGCTAGGGTTTAGAGATAGAGggatgaagaagaaggaaaTTCAAAGATGGAGAGATGGAAGTatcgagagagagaaagagatgcaAAATAGTTAAGGTTTATTTTATTTAGGCAGTTAATTAGGAATTAATTAAGCTTTAAGTAACCCCTTATTATTTTCCAAAATAGGAACATGTCATGTAGGTTGGGACAACTCAAAATGGAATACGTGTAATGAataataggacggagggagtagctaatttttaagttttttatttgagtagataaatttttatttttactataataAAGTGAATATTTTCAAACATTGACtctaaaatatatcaaatttgagctcttatcgtgatctttaatttgatatgcatattaaatattttatatttaggtGAATTTCACcaattttaaaaagaataaaataaaaaataagagtataaagaaaaagaaaataaaaagaatagaTATATGTCATaaataattctttaattttattataaccataaaaattatcatttaatttcaaaatttgtttgaaattgattttaaattataaattatatttttaatatatatattatagattatagtcACGAAGTGTGAAAAGGATTAGTGATTTACTAACTGATAGTATAAAAATTGTTAAAGAGAAGAGGAGTGATCTGCGCGAGAGAGCAAAATTGATAGGGTTAGTGAGAAAGGAGAAGCAGCAAAGCGCGAAAATGGCGACTTCTCTCATTGCTAAACGGGCCACCATTACCATAGGAAAATCTTCTGACCTCTTCAGAACATCATTCGCCTTCTTGCGCGGTCTTAGCGCCACCACCAGCTCCGCCGCGGACACGGCGGCGGGCGACGGACCCAAGAAGCCGAAGcgtaagaagaagaagaacctaTTTGAGGTGGCCCAGTTTCTGCCCAATTGGGGCATTGGCTATCACATGGCTAAAACTCACTGGGCCGAGGTCTCTTACGAGATTACCAAAATCAATCTATACAAAGTAATCACTGCTTACTTCTTACCGATTTCTCCTCCTCCTACCTTTAGCTCATTCTACTGTTGTGTGAAGTTTTTGGAGTATGTTTGTGAGGATTTGCTTTCACTGATGAATTTTGCAGGATGGAAGGCATGGGAAAGCTTGGGGGATTGCTCACAAAAATGGTAATTGTTTTCTATATAAATAATTGGGACAATATGTGTATGCTTTACGTTTGTTTGGATGGTGTTGTAGATTTGATTTAGCTTTTTCCAGTTGTtgaattttcattcattcaCATTGTGTATGATAAATGTATTGGACTGTAGTTGCAACCTTTAGGTGACGAGAGAGAGAagctcttctttttttttttttttttttacagaagATGTCAAATTTGGTCCGGAGATGTACTGTTAATTTTGTATAGGATTTTATAAATGTATGAACCAATCTTACTGCCTAATTGAACATATTgcattttgtatttttcttTAGATAGGGGTCTTTTGATTTCGTGAGCATCCATTGATATTCGGATGAATTATATGGAGCATTTGAACAAGAGTTATCTTCTCTATTTGGACAGGAGAAACATATTTACCTTTAGAATCCTGCAACAGAAATGTTCAACACCAAAACTCTATCCTTGGTGTAGCATAAATATTCTAGGGGTTGTCCTTGGATTGAGGGATTTTATATGAGATGAATGGATTAAATCCACATAAAGGAATTGAATTTTCACTTCCAGTCCACCAGAAAAAGTCCTCCTTTGAGCTATTGCCTATTGGTTTGGGCTGCATCAACCTGTATTTTTAAGTCATCAACTACGCTAGCAAAATCAAGTATCTCTGCAGGTGTCTGTAAATACTTGTCAGAGTCCGGGCTGGAAGCATCAACCTGCTAAAGTATAGACAGGCCAACTGGCCCAAAATTGCCTTAGGCATTAAATCTG
This window encodes:
- the LOC131006755 gene encoding uncharacterized protein LOC131006755, which encodes MATSLIAKRATITIGKSSDLFRTSFAFLRGLSATTSSAADTAAGDGPKKPKRKKKKNLFEVAQFLPNWGIGYHMAKTHWAEVSYEITKINLYKDGRHGKAWGIAHKNGTPAADAPKKISGVHKRCWRYIPMSKRIEESAPKQEASVPNQEMETA